A portion of the Candidatus Eisenbacteria bacterium genome contains these proteins:
- a CDS encoding AAA family ATPase, translating to MNTVCVTNQKGGCGKTTTAVNLSWSLTELGKTILLVDLDPQGHASLALGFDTDLLDRTVRDSLIRPPFAVSELFLPFSDKLDVVPANISLASLEQELAGEPERELRLRQALADLGRPYDYVIVDCPPSLGFLTINALVAADEAIIPVETSSFSVHGLERLLETIEMVERNTGRRILVRVLATDFHVQTRYAREFLDALSERFGEQLFETVIHHSVVAKDAASRGLPVGRAHRHSKLDNDYVALATEIVESAPVVEVENLRKWEEKLFGPSVRGEEVVFRLHAPGARRVQLAGRFNDWDPQRGEMKQDPISGIWTIRLRVPKGSHQYRYIVDGEWIEDPANEVHEYGETGFRNSVVLVGDQ from the coding sequence ATGAACACCGTTTGCGTTACCAATCAGAAGGGGGGGTGCGGAAAGACCACGACTGCCGTCAACCTCTCCTGGTCCTTGACGGAGCTCGGGAAGACCATCTTGCTCGTCGATCTCGATCCGCAGGGGCACGCGTCCCTGGCGCTCGGCTTCGACACCGACCTCCTCGATCGCACGGTTCGCGACTCCCTGATCCGCCCGCCCTTCGCCGTCTCCGAGCTCTTCCTTCCTTTCTCCGACAAGCTGGACGTGGTCCCCGCGAACATCTCCCTCGCCTCGCTGGAGCAGGAGCTCGCCGGGGAGCCGGAGAGGGAGCTTCGCCTCCGGCAGGCGCTCGCGGACCTCGGGCGTCCGTACGATTACGTGATCGTCGACTGTCCGCCGAGCCTCGGGTTTCTCACGATCAACGCGCTCGTGGCCGCCGACGAGGCGATCATCCCGGTCGAGACGTCGAGCTTCTCCGTGCACGGGCTCGAGAGGCTCCTCGAAACGATCGAGATGGTCGAGCGAAACACGGGGCGCCGGATCCTCGTGCGCGTCTTGGCGACCGACTTTCACGTCCAGACCCGCTACGCGCGCGAGTTCCTCGATGCGCTCTCGGAGCGTTTCGGCGAGCAGCTCTTCGAGACGGTGATCCACCATTCGGTCGTCGCCAAGGACGCGGCGTCGAGGGGCCTCCCGGTCGGACGGGCGCATCGCCATTCGAAGCTCGACAACGATTACGTGGCTCTCGCGACCGAGATCGTGGAGAGCGCGCCGGTGGTCGAGGTGGAGAACCTCCGGAAGTGGGAGGAGAAGCTCTTCGGTCCCTCCGTTCGCGGCGAAGAAGTGGTCTTCCGGCTGCACGCTCCGGGCGCGCGGAGAGTCCAGCTCGCGGGACGCTTCAACGATTGGGACCCGCAGCGGGGCGAGATGAAGCAAGATCCGATCAGCGGAATCTGGACGATCCGCCTCCGGGTTCCCAAAGGGTCCCATCAGTATCGCTACATCGTGGATGGGGAATGGATCGAGGACCCGGCGAACGAGGTTCACGAGTACGGCGAGACCGGATTTCGGAATTCCGTCGTTCTCGTCGGTGACCAATGA